The Psychrobacter sp. LV10R520-6 genome includes a region encoding these proteins:
- a CDS encoding class I SAM-dependent DNA methyltransferase has translation MAFNQTQFFEDLEKLTTKVIDKNKKEDFIYDFLTLLDVSKSTITSLKKNDGRYNVAANPEAGEVANKHRIYFKPVGAGQDLAKALNELKSSSIINQHKIRMIMVTDFKTVLVNDTKYDETLDCDFADLYKNYHFLLPLAGLERAREYSEHPADVQASEKMGRLFDHIRKLNEFNTADDLHALNIFLTRLLFCFYAEDTGIFKANQFHDVIDRTTHIDGSDVDSTLFELFEVLDLPDSSAERDAKPTHLSAFPYVNGSLFEYQFAIPEFDARTRRILLECARLSWAEINPDIFGSMFQAVIDPEQRGSLGQHYTSVSNIMKVIQPLFLDELREELDTVIALSHDNRHKNNKAERLDALLKRISQIKVFDPACGSGNFLIIAYKELRKLEIDVLKAQRDLIGSKDNLLGLGFDSVVCLDNLYGIEYDDFASQIARLSLWLAEHQMNVLFEQELGASTPMLPLKDSGHIVYGNSLRIDWNEVCPNNGNDEIYIIGNPPFGGRNNHSDSQNNDMEKVFEEFSNYKTLDYVSSWLWKGSKYITNTNAELALVATNSISQGAQVAMLFPYIFELGVSIRFAYQTFPWKNNAKHNAAVHVVIIGLSSKSNINKTIYKLIDMSWHTEIVKTISPYLIKGNQTVVGGRNETLNNSKKMVFGSMPRDGGFLFLDQSEKEKFELEEPQSIHFIKKVLGSREFLNSQERWCLWLEDFYISNLDNYPLIKEKVTNVEVFRLDSKAKSTRNFAKTPHLFAQRAQPKLGNYILVPGVTSERRQYVPIGFYSHEVIATNLVNIIPNGTIYDFAILTSLIHNDWMRLVAGRLESRYRYSGTIVYNTFPFPDATNEQKENIENLAEEILLARASNAGMTLAELYDPDKMPEDLKQAHSTLDEAVDKLYRPQGFANTEERLAHLLARYEQLIEAEKQSKVKKKAK, from the coding sequence ATGGCATTTAACCAAACCCAGTTTTTTGAAGATTTAGAAAAATTAACCACTAAAGTTATCGATAAAAATAAAAAAGAAGATTTCATTTATGACTTTTTAACGCTGCTAGATGTCTCAAAATCCACGATAACTTCACTCAAAAAGAATGACGGCCGTTATAACGTAGCAGCCAATCCTGAAGCTGGCGAGGTTGCCAATAAACATCGTATCTACTTCAAGCCTGTAGGTGCAGGTCAAGACCTTGCTAAAGCTTTAAACGAGCTAAAAAGCAGTTCGATTATTAATCAGCACAAAATCCGTATGATAATGGTGACGGACTTTAAGACTGTCCTAGTTAACGACACCAAGTATGATGAGACGCTCGACTGCGACTTTGCTGATCTTTATAAAAACTACCACTTTCTATTGCCACTTGCCGGCCTAGAGCGTGCTCGTGAGTACTCAGAGCACCCTGCTGATGTACAAGCGTCTGAAAAGATGGGACGCTTGTTTGACCATATCCGTAAGCTCAACGAGTTTAATACTGCTGATGACTTGCATGCTCTCAATATATTTTTAACGCGACTGCTATTCTGCTTTTATGCCGAAGACACTGGTATTTTTAAAGCAAACCAGTTCCATGATGTTATTGATAGAACCACCCATATAGATGGCAGTGACGTCGATAGCACACTGTTTGAGCTGTTTGAAGTTCTCGATTTACCTGACTCTAGCGCAGAGCGCGATGCTAAACCCACTCACCTAAGTGCATTCCCCTATGTGAACGGTAGCTTGTTTGAATATCAGTTTGCCATTCCTGAGTTTGATGCGCGGACCCGCCGTATCTTGCTAGAGTGTGCACGTTTGAGCTGGGCAGAGATTAACCCAGATATTTTCGGTTCAATGTTTCAAGCAGTGATTGATCCTGAACAGCGTGGCAGCTTAGGACAGCATTACACCAGCGTTAGCAATATCATGAAGGTCATACAGCCACTATTCTTAGATGAACTACGTGAAGAGCTAGACACAGTTATAGCACTGAGTCATGACAATCGCCATAAGAACAATAAAGCCGAGCGCTTAGATGCCCTACTTAAGCGTATCAGCCAAATCAAAGTATTTGATCCAGCGTGTGGATCAGGCAACTTTTTGATTATTGCTTATAAAGAATTACGTAAACTTGAGATTGATGTATTAAAAGCACAACGTGATTTAATAGGCTCTAAAGACAACCTATTAGGCTTAGGCTTTGATAGCGTAGTGTGTTTAGATAATTTATACGGCATAGAGTATGACGACTTTGCCAGTCAAATAGCACGTTTATCACTCTGGTTAGCTGAGCACCAAATGAATGTACTATTCGAGCAGGAGCTTGGCGCATCGACGCCGATGCTGCCGCTTAAAGACAGTGGCCATATTGTCTATGGCAATAGTTTGCGTATCGACTGGAATGAGGTCTGTCCAAATAATGGCAATGATGAGATTTATATTATTGGCAATCCTCCGTTTGGCGGAAGAAATAATCATAGCGATAGTCAAAATAATGATATGGAAAAAGTGTTTGAAGAGTTTAGTAATTATAAAACCTTAGATTATGTGTCTTCATGGCTTTGGAAAGGCTCCAAATATATCACTAATACCAATGCTGAATTAGCTTTAGTAGCGACTAATTCTATTTCACAAGGCGCACAGGTAGCAATGCTATTCCCTTATATATTTGAACTAGGAGTAAGTATTCGCTTTGCTTATCAAACCTTTCCATGGAAAAATAATGCCAAACACAATGCAGCAGTTCATGTTGTTATCATCGGACTATCTTCTAAATCAAATATTAACAAAACTATTTACAAGCTAATTGATATGTCTTGGCATACCGAAATAGTGAAAACTATTAGCCCTTATCTAATTAAAGGCAATCAAACCGTCGTAGGTGGTCGAAATGAAACATTAAATAATTCCAAAAAAATGGTTTTTGGAAGTATGCCTAGAGATGGTGGGTTTCTATTTTTAGACCAATCTGAAAAAGAAAAATTTGAGCTTGAAGAACCTCAGTCAATACACTTTATCAAAAAAGTTTTGGGCTCAAGAGAGTTTCTCAATAGTCAGGAAAGATGGTGCTTATGGCTTGAAGATTTCTATATATCAAATTTGGACAATTACCCACTTATAAAAGAAAAAGTAACTAATGTAGAAGTGTTCAGACTAGATAGCAAAGCTAAATCAACTCGTAACTTTGCCAAAACACCCCATTTATTTGCTCAAAGAGCGCAGCCTAAATTAGGAAACTATATTCTAGTTCCTGGAGTTACCTCTGAACGCCGTCAATATGTGCCAATAGGTTTTTATAGTCATGAAGTTATAGCTACGAACCTCGTCAATATCATTCCCAATGGAACAATATACGATTTTGCAATTTTAACCTCACTTATCCATAACGACTGGATGCGATTAGTGGCTGGTCGATTAGAAAGTCGTTACCGCTATTCAGGAACAATCGTATACAACACCTTCCCTTTCCCTGATGCCACTAACGAACAGAAAGAGAATATTGAAAATCTAGCGGAAGAAATCCTATTAGCTCGAGCCAGTAATGCGGGCATGACTTTAGCGGAGCTATACGATCCAGATAAGATGCCTGAAGACTTAAAACAAGCGCATAGTACTCTCGATGAGGCAGTAGACAAGCTGTATCGCCCGCAAGGCTTTGCGAATACTGAAGAGCGTTTGGCGCATTTGCTGGCGCGCTATGAGCAGCTTATCGAAGCAGAAAAGCAGAGCAAGGTTAAAAAGAAAGCTAAATAA